In a genomic window of Vigna angularis cultivar LongXiaoDou No.4 chromosome 6, ASM1680809v1, whole genome shotgun sequence:
- the LOC108341640 gene encoding probable F-box protein At4g22030: MSSLRLSILNNCPLHSSPSSSSFKRINSSINLPKLPPVSSSVPKVLPSSTRTMVEELGKFRVTDNYKSSFVEKNHTNKILHDGDLYNTTNSEAIIQLYAILEAVVDRIEMHTNVGEQRNNWNTLLLNSINMLTLTASTMAGVAGTATGEGAPLLALKLSSALLFSAATGMLLATNKIQPSQLAEEQRNAARLFKQLQAQIQTTIAVGNPSESDVRGAMERVLALDKAYPMPLLGGAMLEKFPEKFEAARWWPESRLNNENAQTKVKSDNGWSMELEEEMREVIEVVKRKDMEDYERLGNIALKINKGLAISAPLLTGIAALGCVFSGDGLVPVVAGALASVVNALEHGGQVGMVFEMYRNCGGFFQLLEETIESTIEEKDLEKRENGELFELKMALQLGRSVSQLRELASKSAAYRIEGREIDEFASKLF; the protein is encoded by the coding sequence ATGTCTTCCTTACGGCTTTCCATACTTAATAATTGCCCTTTACAttcttctccatcttcttcatctttcaagAGAATCAATTCTTCTATCAATCTCCCTAAACTACCTCCAGTATCCTCTTCAGTTCCCAAAGTGCTACCATCATCTACCAGAACCATGGTTGAGGAACTGGGAAAATTCAGAGTCACAGACAATTATAAATCCTCTTTTGTGGAAAAGAATCATACCAACAAAATACTGCACGATGGTGATCTATACAACACTACAAATTCCGAGGCCATTATTCAACTCTACGCAATCTTGGAGGCTGTGGTTGACAGAATTGAAATGCATACCAACGTTGGAGAACAACGTAACAATTGGAACACCCTCTTGTTAAACTCCATCAACATGCTAACGCTCACTGCCTCAACCATGGCCGGTGTTGCAGGCACGGCTACTGGTGAAGGGGCACCACTTTTGGCTCTTAAACTATCATCTGCTCTTTTGTTTTCTGCAGCCACTGGGATGCTACTTGCTACCAACAAAATCCAACCCTCTCAACTTGCCGAGGAACAAAGAAATGCTGCAAGGCTTTTTAAGCAGCTTCAGGCACAGATCCAAACCACAATCGCTGTTGGAAATCCCAGTGAAAGTGATGTGAGGGGTGCTATGGAGAGGGTTTTGGCGTTGGACAAAGCTTATCCAATGCCTTTGTTAGGAGGAGCAATGCTTGAAAAGTTTCCTGAAAAGTTTGAAGCTGCTAGATGGTGGCCAGAAAGTAGATTGAACAATGAGAATGCACAGACGAAAGTTAAGAGCGATAATGGATGGAGTATGGAGTTGGAAGAGGAAATGAGGGAGGTTATTGAAGTGGTGAAGAGAAAAGACATGGAAGATTACGAGAGGTTGGGGAACATTGCACTGAAGATAAACAAGGGTTTAGCTATTTCAGCACCTTTGCTCACAGGAATTGCTGCATTAGGGTGTGTGTTTTCAGGAGACGGATTAGTTCCTGTGGTAGCAGGGGCCTTGGCTTCAGTGGTGAATGCTCTTGAGCATGGAGGCCAAGTTGGAATGGTGTTTGAAATGTACAGAAACTGTGGTGGATTTTTCCAGCTGTTGGAAGAGACAATTGAATCCACGATTGAAGAGAAAGACTTGGAGAAAAGAGAAAACGGGGAGCTATTTGAATTGAAGATGGCCTTGCAATTGGGAAGAAGTGTGTCACAGCTGAGAGAACTTGCTTCAAAATCTGCTGCATATCGCATAGAAGGAAGGGAGATTGATGAATTCGCCAGCAAACTTTTCTAA